The Legionella spiritensis DNA segment TGTCCGGATTATTTTGGCATGTATCTGGGATTAACCTGTCACCGTTTAAACGCTTCGGAAGCTCTGGCGTGCCGCCTTGTGAAACAGATTGTCTCTTCTGAGCAGTTTCCGGCTTTATTATCCGACCTCATTGAAGCTGATTTATCCCGGAACGCTTTTGAGCGGGTGGATGGATGTATCCTGAAATATGCCTTGACCCTGGATGATGCCGCTATTTTCGATCATAAAGAGATTATTAATTCGTGTTTCAACCATGATAATGTTGAAGCGATTATTTCCTCCCTGAACCAGATGGATCACCAGTGGGCTGCGGATACGGCACGTCAATTATTGCAAAAATCACCCTTAAGTCTGAAGGTCACTTTTGAGCAGATCCGCAAAGCCCAATCACTGTCTATGGGCGAATGTGTAAAAATGGATTACCGTTTGGTCGGGCATTTTATGCAGGATAGCGATTTTTACGAGGGCGTTCGCGCACTTCTGGTCGATAAGGATAAATCCCCCAAATGGCAGCCGGATAGTCTGGAGAAGGTTACGGCAGCCAAAGTGGCCGATTACTTTGAATGCGGTCAGCAGGAATTATCTTTAATTACAGATGGTTAGCGCTTAAGGTGTGTGATTTGTTTCTTTTTTGTAGTGTTTTCTGTAGCCCGCCATGAAGGCGAAGACGTAATGCGGGGTAATATTGGTGCATAAAACCCGCAATACGGCCGCAGGCCTTCTTACGGGCTACGATTATTTTACAAAAAAATGGTGCCAGGACATTGATGATCATAACGGGTTCTTATTCGGCAAGGATAACTGCGCGTTAATTTTGATGGTGCTTTCTGCCTGTTCTACAAAGAACGCGCCGTGGCTTTTAACCGGACGTTGTAAAATGGCGTGTTTCAGGGCACGAAAAAGACGGTTAAGCCAGTCATCATCACGATGCCTCTCAAGTATGTCTTTTGTTCTATTTAAATTTCTATCAAGGGCCCTCAGGGTTTTATCGGGAGACGCTTTTTGTTTTAGAATGTTGCCGAGACTGGCAATAATTTTTTTCTTGTCTTTAAGTAACAGCCTGTTCATTAAGGAATCCCCTTCGTATCCGGCTGATCGTAAATGTTTGGCGTAGGTGTTCATGATCTGATTGAAATTAAGCAATTTCTCGGTTTGTTTAAGAACCAGTTCCTGAGCGGATTCATTCGTAGCCGATGTGATCAAGGCTTGTTGCGCATTCTCGATGATAATGAGTGTGTATGCCTTTTCCGAGGCGAACACATTACTCTGCAAATATTTGTTCCTCAATTCGGCAAGCCGGACTAAATTAGTTTGATGTGATAACTGAAGCTTGAGCTCGTCGATGGATTGTGGTGGAGACAGAAAGGCGGTGGATTCCAGCCATGGCTGGAATCCAGGAAACAACTTTCGCCTGAAAAGCGCGTGTGTTTTGGGGTCGGTCGTTTTTTCGGAGTTGGCAAGCCACTGTAAAGAGTCGCTTTGCAGTTGCAAACGTCGCTGCATGAGGCCGTCCGGAGTCAGATAAGCATTGTAGATATGTAATAAATAGTCTTTATTTTCGTCC contains these protein-coding regions:
- a CDS encoding enoyl-CoA hydratase/isomerase family protein; the encoded protein is MSADLRIARHDHIGLITLTRPQALNALNLAMIQTMQRQLLQWQIDDSIHAVVIMAEGDRAFCAGGDVRWLYEAGRAHDPQQMQFFWHEYRLNHFIHRFGKPYISLMNGITMGGGVGISLHGSHPVASERFHFAMPETGIGFFPDIGASYLLAGCPDYFGMYLGLTCHRLNASEALACRLVKQIVSSEQFPALLSDLIEADLSRNAFERVDGCILKYALTLDDAAIFDHKEIINSCFNHDNVEAIISSLNQMDHQWAADTARQLLQKSPLSLKVTFEQIRKAQSLSMGECVKMDYRLVGHFMQDSDFYEGVRALLVDKDKSPKWQPDSLEKVTAAKVADYFECGQQELSLITDG